One Spiroplasma endosymbiont of Nebria brevicollis DNA window includes the following coding sequences:
- a CDS encoding replication initiation protein, whose amino-acid sequence MSDNPDLMYLINNLVTREYTLFEHQEFVSIKSIYSKNCYRLLKQFKSTRFLKLPIEKFRNLLDIPEKYNMSDINKRVLNPIKKELILLFKN is encoded by the coding sequence ATAAGTGATAATCCTGATTTAATGTATTTAATTAACAATTTAGTTACAAGAGAATATACACTTTTTGAACATCAAGAATTTGTAAGTATTAAAAGTATATATTCTAAAAATTGTTACAGATTATTAAAACAATTTAAATCAACTAGATTTTTAAAATTACCAATAGAAAAGTTTAGAAATTTATTAGATATTCCTGAAAAATATAATATGTCTGATATTAATAAGCGTGTATTAAATCCAATTAAAAAAGAATTAATTTTACTTTTTAAAAATTAA
- a CDS encoding P-loop NTPase fold protein, producing the protein MIMNLKFDNDKMNMIPIIKLINKRIKLFFDNLKLNKKINLNDEQNINNILNINGSWGSGKSTIINNLEKYWKFKNEKPIFIIINLWEYEIIKDIIRNIKPFIKNDNENIKNSKIKNLVLQLKTQIPVLLLVQLLKLNLIILIKKIKI; encoded by the coding sequence ATGATAATGAATTTAAAATTTGATAATGACAAAATGAATATGATACCAATTATAAAATTAATTAATAAAAGAATTAAATTATTTTTTGATAATTTAAAATTAAATAAAAAAATAAATTTAAATGATGAACAAAATATTAATAATATATTAAATATTAATGGTAGTTGAGGCTCTGGAAAAAGTACCATTATTAATAATTTAGAAAAATATTGAAAATTTAAAAATGAAAAACCAATTTTTATAATTATAAATTTATGAGAGTATGAAATAATTAAAGATATAATTAGAAATATAAAACCATTTATTAAAAATGATAATGAAAATATTAAAAATAGTAAAATTAAAAATTTAGTCTTACAATTAAAGACCCAAATACCGGTATTACTTTTAGTCCAACTATTGAAGCTGAATTTGATAATCTTGATAAAGAAAATCAAGATTTAA
- a CDS encoding WD40/YVTN/BNR-like repeat-containing protein — translation MKKLLSMLAVSTIVGTSASNLKPLFTNSVVSHGFKSKQINKDISIQGENDTNPFVNQIMDINKNEIVSCNFIASNGVIYVSTLIGKGSNLTSKLYKSTDGIKFIEIKSWNQNYGKNNSIKSLVVDSNNNIYVGTGYGLYKSVDRKEFIKVNVQEVKSSVHSLCIFNNILYIGNDNGLYKSSDGTKFDKLKGIPDRNFIYSINVAPDGTIYAGTADGLYKSTDGVNFSNSDYRQLLGTQPGKSKGQPVIFCKIFNKKEDLIWSMVTDKDGNVYAGGLGTIYKCLADTNTFKLITKTKF, via the coding sequence TTGAAAAAATTATTAAGCATGCTTGCAGTTTCTACGATAGTGGGAACAAGCGCAAGTAATTTAAAACCATTGTTTACAAATAGTGTTGTAAGTCATGGTTTTAAATCAAAACAAATAAATAAAGACATCAGTATCCAAGGTGAAAATGATACAAATCCATTTGTTAATCAAATAATGGATATTAATAAAAACGAAATAGTTTCTTGTAATTTTATTGCATCAAATGGTGTTATTTATGTAAGTACTTTAATTGGTAAGGGTTCAAATTTAACTAGTAAATTATATAAAAGTACTGATGGAATAAAATTTATAGAAATTAAAAGTTGAAATCAAAATTATGGTAAAAATAATTCTATTAAAAGTTTAGTTGTTGATAGTAATAATAATATTTATGTTGGGACAGGTTATGGTTTGTATAAAAGTGTTGATAGAAAAGAATTTATAAAAGTAAATGTACAAGAAGTAAAATCATCTGTACATAGTTTATGCATATTTAATAATATTTTATATATTGGGAATGATAATGGTTTATATAAATCAAGTGATGGAACAAAATTTGATAAATTAAAAGGGATACCTGATAGAAATTTTATATATTCAATTAATGTTGCACCTGATGGGACAATTTATGCAGGAACTGCTGATGGGTTGTATAAATCAACAGACGGAGTAAATTTTAGTAATAGTGACTATAGACAACTTTTGGGAACACAACCGGGGAAATCGAAAGGACAACCAGTTATCTTTTGCAAAATTTTTAATAAAAAAGAAGATTTAATTTGAAGTATGGTAACAGATAAAGATGGTAATGTATATGCAGGTGGTCTTGGTACAATTTATAAATGTTTAGCTGATACAAATACATTTAAACTAATTACTAAAACTAAATTCTAA